DNA sequence from the Pseudomonas tritici genome:
CGAGGATCCGGCCAATGATTTCCTGCCCGCCACCGGGCACCTGACGCTGTACCGCGAATCCGCGCCGGGCGCTGGCCGCCGCGTGGACAGCGGTGTCGAGCAAGACGATAGCGTGTCGCCCTACTACGACCCGATGCTGGGCAAGCTGATTGCCTGGGGCGAGGACCGTGAACAGGCGCGCCTGCGCTTGCTGGGCATGCTGGATGAGTTTGCCGTGGGTGGACTGAAGACCAACCTGGGCTTTTTGCGGCGCATTATCGGGCATCCGGCATTTGCGGCAGCCGAGTTGGATACCGGCTTTATTCCGCGCTATCAGGATGAGTTGCTGCCGATACCTGGCGAACTGAGCAATGAGTTCTGGCAGGCAGCGGGCGCGGCGTTCATACAGACCTTGCCGGCCGGTGACGGGCCTTGGGCAGATAAGCGAGGCTTTCGTACCGGTTTACCTGCCGAGGTTTCGCTGCATTTGAGCTGCAATGGTCAGGATCGGCTGGTGACACTGGCTGCCGATACCGCGCAAATGCGCGGCGAACCGTTGTTGATCGAGCACCAGGGCGTGCGCCGTAGCCATCTGGCTGTACGCCACGACCGTACGGTGTACCTGCGTTGGGACGGCGAGATGCATGCCGTCAGCCTGTTTGACCCGATTGCAGCGGTCGACGCCAGCGGCGCTCATCAAGGTGGCCTTACGGCACCGATGAACGGCAGCATAGTGCGCGTGCTGGTGCAGGTCGGGGACAACGTGGAGGCCGGCACGCAACTGGTGGTACTGGAGGCCATGAAGATGGAACACAGCATCCGCGCGCCCGAGGCTGGAGTGGTCAAGGCGCTGTTCTGCCAGGAAGGCGAAATGGTTGCCGAAGGTTGCGCGTTGGTGGAGCTGGAAACAGCGGGCTAGAACTTTGCCGTGGCCTGCACAACGACGCCGAGAATGCGGCAATCGCCGGTGAACTGCCGTTTCGGATAAGTGGGATTGAGCGGTACCAGATAGAGCTGGCCGCTCTCTTCAAGCAACTGACGGAAGGTCGCCTGGGGGCTCTCGGCCCATTGGGCGACCACCAGCTTGCCGGGCTCGGCGGCAATGGCCGGATCGACCAGAATCATCATGCCCGCACTCACGCTGAGCCCGCTGGGTGCCGTCATGGCATCGCCTGTAACCGGCAGCCAAAAGGCATCGCCGTGGGCATGATAATCCGTCAACTCGAAACGGGCGGTGCCATAAGGCGTTCGCTCTTCGCGGATTTCGCACAGCCCTTTCCAATCGCTGACCGGATAGCGGAAATACGGGTTGTAGTTTTTCTCCAGAGGCACTTCATCGGCCCGCTCGCGAATGTCCAGCGCGACCTCCAGATACCCCAGGCCCAACGCCGCCAATACCCGGTTCATGTCCGCCAGGCTGGGTGCACGGCGCTTGTTGAGCCAATGGCCCACGCCGCCCTGGGACATGCCCAAGCGTTCAGCCAACTCACCTTGCGTGACCTTGCGGTCTTCCATGTTGGCCTTGACCAACGCGATCCAGTTATCCATGGGGCTGACAATACGTCACGTAGTTTTCAGGGCAATAAACAGTTTGTAGTAATCCATAAAACGACATAAATACGATACGTACTATCATCGGACATAAGGTTTTCGACATCCACCCAGAGTACCGCCCCTTATGACGACAAGCCCGCTTCTCCTGCCTGAAATCCCGGAAGACAACGAATTGCACGATCTGCGCAGCAGCGGTGCCGCCAAGCGTGCGTTGGACTTTTACTTGAAAGAAGATATGTCGGCATCAACCCCTGACGAGGCCTTGTTCGCCATCAATCCAGGCATCAGCCAGGAGGAAGCCCTGGTGCACGCCTCGGAGCTGTTGCGCAGCGCCGCGGCAACGGCCTATGAATCAGCGAGCAGCCATCAGGGCAGTCATCGTGACATGGCGTTTTCAGTGGTGTATTTGATCGATATGGCGAAGGCGATGGTGGAGCGATCATTGCAGGTGCCAGAGGCTCAAGCGAACAAATAACTGGCGCTTAGAAAAAATATTTCTATCCCACGGATAAAAACATTTGACTTGCAAATGATAATGATTATTATTGGACCCAGCTGATCGCGAGATCAGTCGATAGACCAAGGGACCTTAGGTCGGACTCTTGGAATATCTCCTCATCAGGCTAATCACGGTTTTTGACCCGGCTCTTTGGCCGGGTCTTTTTTTTGCCAGTTTCCCTGGCGTGGCTTCAGGCTAATGAAGACTGTGTGCTACTTGATGGGGCGCATGGTAGCAAAAGACCATCGCCAAAAGAAAGCCAGCGGGTAGCTCCAGCCCACATCTTTGCGAATTAGCGCTTGAGAATCAATCTTATAGATTCTAAGCTGCCGCGGCGTCAAGGACGACGCCCCCCTCCCTCTCGCAACAATTTTGCATCCGGTCTTTACCAGACTCCTGTGTAATATAGCCGCCACAACACTCATACTCAGGCAACCAGACTATGACCGTGGCCTTGACCTCCATCAAAATAAGCACCGACTTCGACAGTGGCAATATCCAGGTACTGGATGCCCACGATGCCTATCAGTTGTTGCTGGCAATCAAACCCGATACCTGCAGCGCGCATTACCAGTGGTTCCACTTCAAGGCCGAAGGCATGCATGTGGGCCACACCCATACCTTTCGCCTGAGCAACGCGGGACAGTCCTCCTACCCCAACGCATGGAGCGGCTACAACGCCGTGGCGTCCTACGACCACATCAATTGGTTTAGGGTACCTTCGCGATTTGATGGGGAAATCCTGCATATCAGCCTCGAGACCCGCGAAAAACATGCCTGGTTCGCCTATTTCGAACCCTATAGCCGCGAGCGTCACGACTGGCTGATCGAACAGGCCCTGAACCGCACGGGCACCCAATTGCTGGCCACCGGTAAAAGTGTTGAAGGCCGTGATATCCAACTGCTACGGCGGGGTAAAGGGGGCGAAGGCCGGCGCAACATCTGGATCATCGCTCAACAGCACCCCGGCGAGCACATGGCCGAATGGTTTATGGAGGGCATCATCGAACGCCTGCAACAGGACGGCGACGATGAGATGAAAAAGCTGCTGAAAGTCGCCGACCTGTACCTCGTGCCCAACATGAACCCGGACGGCGCCTTCCACGGCCACCTGCGCACCAACGCCATGGGCCAGGACCTCAACCGCGCCTGGCAGAGCGCCAGCCAAGAGAACAGCCCGGAAGTACTGTTCGTGCAGCAACAAATGGAAAAGTACGGCGTTGACCTGTTCCTCGATATCCACGGCGACGAGGAAATCCCCTACGTCTTCACCGCTGGCTGTGAAGGCAACCCCGGCTATACCCCGCGCATCGAGACGCTGGAAGAACATTTCCGCAGCCACTTGAGTGGCCTGACCCGCGACTTCCAGACCACCTTCGGCTACACCCGCGACCTGCCGGGAGAAGCCAACATGAGCCTGGCCTGCAACGCGGTAGGCGAGCAATACGACTGCCTGTCCCTGACCCTTGAAATGCCCTTCAAGGACAACGACGACGCCCCCAACCCGCACACCGGTTGGTCAGGTAAACGCTCGATGCAGTTGGGCAAGGATGTATTGAGCACCGTGGCCTATATCGTCGACGAGCTGCGTTAAACCGACTCGGCGGGCACCCGCCGACAATCCTCGGGCCCCAGCAAGCGTCCATCCGCGGAGCGCAATTCCAGCGCTCGCAGCGGCTCACCCTGGGCGCGGTCTACCATCACCGAATGCGCCTCGCCTGCCCCGTAGAAAAACCCTTCCCCCCACTGCCGTAACCCGATGATCACGTTGAACAGGCCTTGACCCTTTTCCGTGAGGGCGTACTCCTGATACGCACTGCCATCCGACGCCGGCACAACCTCCAGCACGCCATGGGCCACCAGGCTGCGCAAGCGCGCGGACAAAATATTCTTGGCCATCCCCAAGCTGCGCTGGAATTCACCAAAGCGACGGCTGCCATCAAACGCGTCGCGAATGATCAGCAACGACCAGCCATCGCCTATGGCATCCAACGAACGCGCCACCGGGCATTCGGCATTTTCAAAACGGGTGAGCTTGACCATCAGGCTGCCTGAACTCGACTAACAATGTAGTTGCAATATAAAACTGGAATCCTTACCGTACAACTGGTTTCATTTTAAAACCAGAAAAGGATAAGCCGCATGTCGTCATCCCCCTTGAGCGGCGCCGTGGTATCGCTGTTCGCCATCGCCTGTGGCCTGTCGGTGGCCAACGTCTACTACGCACAGCCGCTGCTCGACGCCATGGCCGAGACCTTTGCCATGGACCACGCCACCGTTGGCATCATCATCGCCCTCACCCAGATAGGTTATGGCGTAGGACTGTTGCTGCTGGTGCCTCTCGGGGATCTACTCAACCGACGCAAACTGATCGTCACCCAATTGCTGCTTTCCACGCTCGCCGTGCTGGTGGTGGCGTTGTCTTCCAACAGTTTCTGGCTGCTGGCCGGCATGGCGCTCACCGGGCTGCTGGCCGTTATCGCCCAGGTGCTGGTGGCATTGGCGGCCCATCTGGCGTCGCCTGAACAGCGCGGGCACGTGGTCGGACTGGTTACCAGCGGTATCGTGGTCGGGTTGCTGCTGGCGCGCTCGGTTTCAGGCGCCATGGCTGACCTCGCGGGTTGGCGTTCGGTGTACCTGCTATCGGCGGGCCTGACGTTATTGATGGCGATCCTACTGTGGCGAGTGCTGCCACGCACCGAGCAACCGCAGGCGACCGGCACCTATGGCGCGTTGATCCGCTCGGTTTTCAGCTTGTTCAAAGAGGAAAAAGTCTTGCGTGACCGCGCCGTGCTGGCGATGCTGATTTTCGCCGCCGGCACCGTTCTGTGGACGCCATTGGTACTGCCCTTGAGCGCCCCACCGCTGTCGCTTTCGCACACGCAGATCGGCCTCTTCGGGCTCGCCGGTGCCGCCGGAGCCCTGGGTGCTGCGCACGCCGGACGCCTGGCCGACAAGGGCTTCGCCCAATGGGTCAGCGGCACGGCACTGCTGCTCATGCTGCTCTCCTGGGTTGCCATCGGTTTTACCCAATCGTCGCTGTGGGCATTGTCGCTGGGGGTAATTGTGTTCGACCTGGGCTTGCAGGCCGTGCACGTCACCAGCCAAAGCCTGATCTATGCGGTACGCCCCGATGCACAGAGTCGGCTGGTGGCGGGTTACATGGTGTTTTACTCAGTGGGCAGTGCGGTGGGATCGGTGAGTGCCACGGCGATGTATGCCTGGGCCGGGTGGATCGGGGTGTGCGGCCTGGGCGCGGCGATCAACCTGCTGGCGTTGATCTACTGGCTGGCCACACTGCCCCCGAAACCGGTCTCAGTCTTTACTGCCGGTCATGCTTTGCAGCACGCCGTCACGGCGAATCAGCCCATGGAACAGCGCCGCCGCCAGGTGCAACAACACGGTGAGGAATAGCAGATAGGCCAGGAACCCATGGGCCTTGCGCAGCACCGCAAACAAAGGCGCATTTGCCCCCACCAGCGCCGGCAACTGCACTGAACTGCTGAGCATCACCGGGTCGCCCGCCGCCGAAATCATCGCCCAGCCCAGCAGCGGCAACACCAGCATCAAGGCATACAGCACCAGGTGAGACGCCTTGGCCGCCAACACTTGCCACAGCGGCAAGTCGGCGGGCAACGGTGGTTGGCGCGTGGAGAAGCGCACCACCAGCCGCACGATCACCAGCGCCAGAATCGCGATCCCCAGCGGCTTGTGCAGGTGGATCAACCATTCATGCCGCTCCGAGACCGAGGCCGCCAGGCCCGCGCCGATAAACAGCATGGCGATGACCATCAGCGCCATCAACCAGTGCAGCAGGCGCGCCAGGGGAGCGAAAAACCGTGGTTGAGCATTCATGGCTTCGACTCCTGAGGGGCACTGTGCAACGGGCTGACTTCACCGGCGCGGCGCAGGTACGAGCTGGCGTACGCCGCCGAACGTGCCGCCAGCAACGGATCATTGGAGGCTTCGATGCCGCTGGGCAGAATCAGCGGGTCGAAGTTGATGTCGCGGCAATCGCCATCGGCCTGAGCCTGGCTGCTTTGCAGCACCAGGGTGCCGGCGTTGATGACTTTATGCTCGCCGGTCCAGGCTTTGCTTGCATCGTCCAAAGGATCGCCGGGGTTGGCCAGGGTCATGTTCAACTGCCAGCGCAGCGGCCCGACAGCGAGGCGCTGTACCAAGTCCTTTTCCAGGAAATCGCTGCCGGCAGGCGCAGTATCACCCGCTGCATCCTGACTCTGCGGCACTACGCCCCAACGCACGGCCTGGCGCTTGCCATCGGCCCCCACCAGGTAGAACGCGTTGATGCCGTTGTAGGTTTCGGTCGCGTAACTGGCCGAAGGCTTGGCGGTCTTGACCCACGCCAGGAACGGTGCAGTCTCGGGATGGGCGGCAAAGAACGCCGGCATGCCCGCCGGGTCCGGTTTGCCGGTGGAAGGCTGCGGCGCACCGGCCTTGAGCAGTTGGTAGAACGCCTCAGGCGTGCCCACCGGGAACACCGGCATGCTGTTCATGCCGGTGCGCCACTGCTGGCCGTTGGCCTGGCTGAATTGCACGGCAAAACTGCGGATCGGCACACTGCTGTCCGGTGCATAGGGGTTGCCGCTGGGCAACGCAAATCGGCCAATCAGTGGGGTCTTGGCCTCGTTGAACACCTGGGCGCTGGAATAGGCACGCGCCTCGGGGCTGCTCTCGAAATACCCGGCCACGCACACGCCCTTGGCATGGTTACGCCGGAAGCCAGGGTGGACACCGTTGTTGGTTTCCAGGGCATTGACCAGGGTTTTCGGACGCAGGCGCTGTGGGTCGAGGGTGCCATTGACGTAGGCAAATGCCCCCGCCACAACCGCAACCACAGCTCCGATCCCCGCCAGGCGCGCGATCAGGCTCGCCGTGCTCAAGGGGGGACGGGGCGGTGATGAGTGATCTACCATGAAGAAACTCCAGGGCCCAAGGCCGTAGGGGTGAACATAAGGTCGGAGCATTAAGACGAACGCCGATCGGCTCTATTCCCTGGCCTTGGATTTATTTCCCGGCAAGGGGAATAACCTTCATCGCCGCACGTCTCTCTAGTCCCAGCGTAGTGAACAGCCAGCTCCCCATGCATGAACTCGACGAACCGTTACGTGAACTCATCCCCCGGCTGCGGCGTTTTGCCGTGTCCCTGACGCGTAACGCCAGCAGCGCCGACGACTTGGTACAGTCAACCCTGGAACGGGCGATCATCAGTTGGGCCGACAAACGCGTCGAAGGCGACTTGCGCGCCTGGCTGTTCTCGATTCTCTATCGGCAGTTCCTCGACGCCCATCGCCGCACCCGGCGCTACGCTCGCATGCTCGAATTTTTCACCGGACGCGACGATGCGCAGCCGTCGGTCGAACGTACGGTGATCGCCCAGTCAACCCTGCAAGCCTTCGATCAACTCAACACCGAGCAGCGCGCCCTGCTGCTGTGGGTCTCGGTCGAAGGCTTGAGCTACAAGGAGGTCGCCGAAATCCTCGATGTGCCCATCGGCACCGTGATGTCGCGCCTGTCCCGGGCACGCCAAGCCCTGCGTCAACTCAGTGATGGCGAAATTGCCAGCCCTTCCCTGCGGATACTCAAATGATCAGCCTGCCTCCCAGCGAACGCGATTTGCATGCCTACGTCGATCACCAACTGCTGGAAAGTGATCGCCGTGTCCTGGAAACCTATCTGGCGGCCCATCCGGACGTCGCAGCCCAGGTCCACGCCTGGCAGCACGACGCGCAATTGCTGCGCGCCGCGTTGGGCGGTGCCCTGCAACAGCCGGCTAACCCGGACCTGGACCCGGCACTGATTCGCCAGCGCATCAAGCGCCAATCGCGCCGCCATTTCGCTACGGCAGCCATGCTATTGATCGCCGTCAGCCTCGGTGGCCTGGGTGGCTGGCACGCCCGTGAAGCCACTCAGCCTCCCCTGTTGCCGATGGCCGATGCGATGCAAGCCTTCCGCCTGTTTGCGCAGGACGGCATCATGCCCGCCGACTACAAAGTCCAGGGCAACGGCACGATGCAGGCTTGGCTCGACCGCTACTTCAACCAGGCCCACCGCCTGCCCGACTTGAGCGCATCAGGCTTCATGCCGGTCAGCGGCCGCCTGCTCACTACCGAGCAAGGTGCCGCCGCCATGGTGCTATACGAAGACCCACAGGGGCGGCGCATCAGTTTCTACATCCGCCCACCGGGCCCGGAAAACGGCTTCCTGCCCCGTGGCAGTCGCAGTGCCGATGGCTTGCAGGCCCAATACTGGTCCGGCGCTGGCTACAACTATGCGGTGGTCAGCCCAGTGGACCAGCCCACCCCGCAGATGCTGAAGTTCTAGAAGCCCACGCCCAGCACGACGCTATCGAGACAGGTGCCGGCAAGCGGCACCCTTCTCTATTGGTCAAATCGCCGCGGGCGCCCTACAGTAAGCGACCACTGAAATACAGAGTGACTTGCATTGGCCGTGCTTCCCCTTATCCGTCGCCTCCTCGGTAAAAGAACCGACAGCCTCGACGACTCGCCCATCCCTGCATTCTTTCAGCAAAAAGCCGAGCAACAGGGCTTTACCCTGAGCACTGGTCAAACCCGCGCCATTGCCGCCCTGGCCCGTGAAACCAAGACCCTGCTCACCGGCCAGTCCACCCGCAGCCTGTATTTGCACGGGCCGGTGGGGCGCGGCAAAAGCTGGCTGCTGGATGGTTTTTTTCAGGCGTTGCCGATTACCGAGAAGCAACGTGTGCACTTCCATGACTTTTTTGCCCAACTGCATCGCGGCATGTTCAAGCATCGCGGGCAAGACAATGCCCTGGCCTTGACCCTGGATGAACTGCTGACGGACTGCCGGGTGCTGTGTTTCGACGAATTCCACGTCCACGACATCGGCGATGCCATGCTGATATCGCGGCTGTTCAAGGCGCTGTTCGGACGCGGTGTGCTGGTGCTGGTAACGTCCAACTATGCGCCGCAAGACTTGCTACCCAACCCCCTGTATCACGAGCGTTTCAAGCCGGTGATCGACCTGATCGCCGCGCGTATGGAGGTGCTGGAAGTCAGCTCGCCCCAGGATTTTCGCAGCCTGCCCCAGACTCGGAGCGCGCAACGCTTTACCAGCGGTCACTATGTCTGGCCGGGGACCGCGAGCCAGCGCGAAGCACTCGGTTTGCCTCCTGTAAACTGCACGCCTCAGCCCTTGCCCGTCGGCACTCGAACCTTGATATGTCGCCGCCATACAGGCCGCTCCATTGCCTTCACCTTCAACGACCTGTGCGAACAGTTGACGGCAGTGATGGACTACTTGCTGCTGTGCCAGGACTACGATTACTGGGTCATCGACGGCTTGCCACCACTGGCGGAGTGCCCGATTGCCGTGCAGCAGCGATTCATCAACCTGGTGGACGTACTCTACGACCGGGACAAGCAACTGATTCTGATCGGCGAGCAGCCCCTCAACATTGCCTTGGGTGGCCAAGCCATCGACCTCGCCCGCACCGCCAGCCGTCTCGGACAATTGCAACAGGCCAGCCCGCAACGCTCGCGCGACCCGGTATCATGAACGCCATTCACGCCCCCTTGCCGAGTGACTGCGCCGTTCATGAATACCCTCGCCCAACTCAAGGCCGGCCAACTGGCCGGTATCACACGGCTGGACCTGTCCTGCGGACTGGCCGAATTCCCCCAGGAAATTTTCGAACTGGCCGACTCGCTGGAGATCCTCAACCTCAGCGGTAACGCCCTGAGCAGCCTGCCCGACGACCTGCACCGCCTGCCTCACCTGCGCGTGCTGTTTTGCTCGGATAACCTCTTTACTGAACTGCCAGCCTGCCTGGGCGAGTGCACCAGACTGAGCATGATCGGCTTCAAGGCCAACCAGATCCGCCACGTGCCTGCCGCCGCGTTACCGCCGTTGTTGCGCTGGCTGATCCTGACCGATAACCAGATCAGCGAGCTGCCTGACGAGTTGGGCGAACGGCCATTGCTGCAAAAACTGATGCTGGCCGGCAACCGACTGACGCACCTGCCGGAAAGCCTGACCCACTGCCACAACCTCGAATTGCTGCGCATCGCCTCCAACCGCTTCACCCAGCTGCCGGAATTGCTACTGGCCCTGCCAAGCCTGACCTGGCTGGCCTATGCCGGTAACCCGGTGGAAATGGCGATGGAGGTGGCAGGTGATGACGCCACACCACATATTCCCTGGTCCGAACTGGAACTGGCCGAAGTCCTCGGCGAAGGCGCTTCCGGCGTTATCCGCAAAGCGCTGTGGAAGCCGTCAGGCAAACCCGTCGCGGTCAAACTCTATAAAGGCACCATCACCAGCGACGGCTCACCGCTGCACGAAATGCAGGCCTGCATTGCTGCCGGGCTGCACCCCAACCTGATCAAGGTTGAAGGCCGCGTTATCGGCCACCCCGATGACCAGGCCGCACTGGTGATGGACCTGATCGACCCGAGCTACCGCAACCTTGCAGCCCTGCCGAGCCTGGCCTCGTGCACCCGGGATATCTACGAACCGGGCGTGCGCTTTAGCGTTGAAGTGGCCTTGCGCATGGCGCGGGGTATCGCCTCGGTGGGCGCGCATTTGCACCGGCATGGCATTACCCATGGCGATCTGTATGGCCACAACATTTTGTGGAATGAAGCCGGGGATTGTTTGCTCGGGGACTTTGGCGCAGCGTCGTTCCATGCCACGGCGGACACCGTGGAAACCAGAGCGCTGCAACGGATTGAAGTGCGCGCGTTCGGGGTGTTGCTGGGGGAGTTGTTGGAGCGGGTTGAGTCGGGAGTGAACGCGCAGTGGAGGGAGCTGCAAAGAAAGTGCTGTCAACCAGAGGTGATGGCACGGCCTGGCTTCGAGGAAATCGAAGCGCTGCTGAACCAGGGCTAAAACCCAATCCAACTGTGGGAGCTGGCTTGCCTGCGATGAGGTCGTGTCATTCACCTTTCCAGTGACTGATACACCGCCATCGCAGGCAAGCCAGCTCCCACATTTTTTACCGCGTTTTAGC
Encoded proteins:
- a CDS encoding DUF6124 family protein; this translates as MTTSPLLLPEIPEDNELHDLRSSGAAKRALDFYLKEDMSASTPDEALFAINPGISQEEALVHASELLRSAAATAYESASSHQGSHRDMAFSVVYLIDMAKAMVERSLQVPEAQANK
- a CDS encoding catalase family peroxidase yields the protein MVDHSSPPRPPLSTASLIARLAGIGAVVAVVAGAFAYVNGTLDPQRLRPKTLVNALETNNGVHPGFRRNHAKGVCVAGYFESSPEARAYSSAQVFNEAKTPLIGRFALPSGNPYAPDSSVPIRSFAVQFSQANGQQWRTGMNSMPVFPVGTPEAFYQLLKAGAPQPSTGKPDPAGMPAFFAAHPETAPFLAWVKTAKPSASYATETYNGINAFYLVGADGKRQAVRWGVVPQSQDAAGDTAPAGSDFLEKDLVQRLAVGPLRWQLNMTLANPGDPLDDASKAWTGEHKVINAGTLVLQSSQAQADGDCRDINFDPLILPSGIEASNDPLLAARSAAYASSYLRRAGEVSPLHSAPQESKP
- a CDS encoding cytochrome b, with amino-acid sequence MNAQPRFFAPLARLLHWLMALMVIAMLFIGAGLAASVSERHEWLIHLHKPLGIAILALVIVRLVVRFSTRQPPLPADLPLWQVLAAKASHLVLYALMLVLPLLGWAMISAAGDPVMLSSSVQLPALVGANAPLFAVLRKAHGFLAYLLFLTVLLHLAAALFHGLIRRDGVLQSMTGSKD
- a CDS encoding LexA family protein, with protein sequence MDNWIALVKANMEDRKVTQGELAERLGMSQGGVGHWLNKRRAPSLADMNRVLAALGLGYLEVALDIRERADEVPLEKNYNPYFRYPVSDWKGLCEIREERTPYGTARFELTDYHAHGDAFWLPVTGDAMTAPSGLSVSAGMMILVDPAIAAEPGKLVVAQWAESPQATFRQLLEESGQLYLVPLNPTYPKRQFTGDCRILGVVVQATAKF
- a CDS encoding protein kinase; translation: MNTLAQLKAGQLAGITRLDLSCGLAEFPQEIFELADSLEILNLSGNALSSLPDDLHRLPHLRVLFCSDNLFTELPACLGECTRLSMIGFKANQIRHVPAAALPPLLRWLILTDNQISELPDELGERPLLQKLMLAGNRLTHLPESLTHCHNLELLRIASNRFTQLPELLLALPSLTWLAYAGNPVEMAMEVAGDDATPHIPWSELELAEVLGEGASGVIRKALWKPSGKPVAVKLYKGTITSDGSPLHEMQACIAAGLHPNLIKVEGRVIGHPDDQAALVMDLIDPSYRNLAALPSLASCTRDIYEPGVRFSVEVALRMARGIASVGAHLHRHGITHGDLYGHNILWNEAGDCLLGDFGAASFHATADTVETRALQRIEVRAFGVLLGELLERVESGVNAQWRELQRKCCQPEVMARPGFEEIEALLNQG
- a CDS encoding MFS transporter, with product MSSSPLSGAVVSLFAIACGLSVANVYYAQPLLDAMAETFAMDHATVGIIIALTQIGYGVGLLLLVPLGDLLNRRKLIVTQLLLSTLAVLVVALSSNSFWLLAGMALTGLLAVIAQVLVALAAHLASPEQRGHVVGLVTSGIVVGLLLARSVSGAMADLAGWRSVYLLSAGLTLLMAILLWRVLPRTEQPQATGTYGALIRSVFSLFKEEKVLRDRAVLAMLIFAAGTVLWTPLVLPLSAPPLSLSHTQIGLFGLAGAAGALGAAHAGRLADKGFAQWVSGTALLLMLLSWVAIGFTQSSLWALSLGVIVFDLGLQAVHVTSQSLIYAVRPDAQSRLVAGYMVFYSVGSAVGSVSATAMYAWAGWIGVCGLGAAINLLALIYWLATLPPKPVSVFTAGHALQHAVTANQPMEQRRRQVQQHGEE
- a CDS encoding sigma-70 family RNA polymerase sigma factor, whose translation is MHELDEPLRELIPRLRRFAVSLTRNASSADDLVQSTLERAIISWADKRVEGDLRAWLFSILYRQFLDAHRRTRRYARMLEFFTGRDDAQPSVERTVIAQSTLQAFDQLNTEQRALLLWVSVEGLSYKEVAEILDVPIGTVMSRLSRARQALRQLSDGEIASPSLRILK
- the zapE gene encoding cell division protein ZapE — its product is MAVLPLIRRLLGKRTDSLDDSPIPAFFQQKAEQQGFTLSTGQTRAIAALARETKTLLTGQSTRSLYLHGPVGRGKSWLLDGFFQALPITEKQRVHFHDFFAQLHRGMFKHRGQDNALALTLDELLTDCRVLCFDEFHVHDIGDAMLISRLFKALFGRGVLVLVTSNYAPQDLLPNPLYHERFKPVIDLIAARMEVLEVSSPQDFRSLPQTRSAQRFTSGHYVWPGTASQREALGLPPVNCTPQPLPVGTRTLICRRHTGRSIAFTFNDLCEQLTAVMDYLLLCQDYDYWVIDGLPPLAECPIAVQQRFINLVDVLYDRDKQLILIGEQPLNIALGGQAIDLARTASRLGQLQQASPQRSRDPVS
- a CDS encoding M14 family metallopeptidase is translated as MTVALTSIKISTDFDSGNIQVLDAHDAYQLLLAIKPDTCSAHYQWFHFKAEGMHVGHTHTFRLSNAGQSSYPNAWSGYNAVASYDHINWFRVPSRFDGEILHISLETREKHAWFAYFEPYSRERHDWLIEQALNRTGTQLLATGKSVEGRDIQLLRRGKGGEGRRNIWIIAQQHPGEHMAEWFMEGIIERLQQDGDDEMKKLLKVADLYLVPNMNPDGAFHGHLRTNAMGQDLNRAWQSASQENSPEVLFVQQQMEKYGVDLFLDIHGDEEIPYVFTAGCEGNPGYTPRIETLEEHFRSHLSGLTRDFQTTFGYTRDLPGEANMSLACNAVGEQYDCLSLTLEMPFKDNDDAPNPHTGWSGKRSMQLGKDVLSTVAYIVDELR
- a CDS encoding winged helix-turn-helix transcriptional regulator yields the protein MVKLTRFENAECPVARSLDAIGDGWSLLIIRDAFDGSRRFGEFQRSLGMAKNILSARLRSLVAHGVLEVVPASDGSAYQEYALTEKGQGLFNVIIGLRQWGEGFFYGAGEAHSVMVDRAQGEPLRALELRSADGRLLGPEDCRRVPAESV
- a CDS encoding anti-sigma factor family protein is translated as MISLPPSERDLHAYVDHQLLESDRRVLETYLAAHPDVAAQVHAWQHDAQLLRAALGGALQQPANPDLDPALIRQRIKRQSRRHFATAAMLLIAVSLGGLGGWHAREATQPPLLPMADAMQAFRLFAQDGIMPADYKVQGNGTMQAWLDRYFNQAHRLPDLSASGFMPVSGRLLTTEQGAAAMVLYEDPQGRRISFYIRPPGPENGFLPRGSRSADGLQAQYWSGAGYNYAVVSPVDQPTPQMLKF